The following are encoded together in the Nocardioides sp. Arc9.136 genome:
- a CDS encoding ferrochelatase, with protein MSSPAAASDPTPYDALLLVSFGGPEAPEDVVPFLENVTRGRGIPRERLEQVGEHYYLFGGKSPINDQNRAFLRGLRADLAEAGLDIPVYWGNRNWDPYLTDTLAQMAADGVQRAACFMTSAYSSWSSCRQYRENLHDAVAALPEGSPAPKLDKLRHYFNHPGFVEPVVDATLAALAELPEDVRDGAHLAFVTHSIPTQMNDLSGPPEQGGGAYVRQHLDVASVVTDRVREETGRDHPHELVYCSRSGAPHVPWLEPDVNDHLAALKEQGAPGVVMVPVGFVSDHMEVIYDLDTEAMATAEELGLPARRAGTAGTDPRFVRAVRDLLVERAAVERGEEVVRNAVGTTGPMWDRCPVGCCANPRGARPTLTGEREPIDQ; from the coding sequence ATGTCCAGCCCTGCTGCCGCCTCCGACCCGACGCCGTACGACGCCCTCCTCCTCGTGTCCTTCGGTGGCCCGGAGGCCCCCGAGGACGTGGTCCCCTTCCTGGAGAACGTGACCCGCGGCCGGGGCATCCCGCGCGAGCGCCTCGAGCAGGTCGGCGAGCACTACTACCTGTTCGGCGGCAAGTCCCCGATCAACGACCAGAACCGGGCCTTCCTCCGGGGCCTGCGCGCCGACCTCGCCGAGGCCGGCCTGGACATCCCCGTCTACTGGGGCAACCGCAACTGGGACCCCTACCTGACCGACACCCTCGCGCAGATGGCGGCCGACGGGGTGCAGCGCGCGGCGTGCTTCATGACCAGCGCCTACTCATCCTGGTCCAGCTGCCGGCAGTACCGGGAGAACCTCCACGACGCCGTGGCCGCCCTGCCCGAGGGGTCCCCGGCGCCGAAGCTGGACAAGCTGCGCCACTACTTCAACCACCCCGGCTTCGTGGAGCCGGTCGTCGACGCGACCCTCGCCGCGCTGGCCGAGCTGCCCGAGGACGTGCGCGACGGGGCACACCTGGCGTTCGTCACCCACTCGATCCCCACCCAGATGAACGACCTCAGCGGGCCCCCGGAGCAGGGTGGCGGCGCCTACGTCCGCCAGCACCTCGACGTCGCCTCCGTCGTCACCGACCGGGTCCGCGAGGAGACCGGCCGCGACCACCCCCACGAGCTCGTCTACTGCTCGCGCTCGGGCGCCCCGCACGTCCCGTGGCTCGAGCCGGACGTCAACGACCACCTCGCCGCGCTCAAGGAGCAGGGGGCCCCCGGGGTGGTGATGGTCCCGGTCGGGTTCGTCTCCGACCACATGGAGGTCATCTACGACCTCGACACCGAGGCCATGGCGACGGCGGAGGAGCTCGGCCTGCCGGCCCGCCGCGCCGGGACCGCCGGCACCGACCCGCGCTTCGTCCGGGCCGTCCGCGACCTGCTGGTCGAGCGCGCCGCGGTCGAGCGGGGCGAGGAGGTGGTCCGCAACGCGGTGGGCACAACCGGACCGATGTGGGACCGCTGCCCGGTGGGCTGCTGCGCCAACCCGCGCGGCGCCAGGCCGACGCTGACCGGCGAGCGCGAGCCGATCGACCAGTGA
- a CDS encoding inositol monophosphatase family protein, translating into MSRPPAAQLRDLALEAARAAVVLVREHAALGVGVAATKSSEVDVVTEADRASEALVRSLLLERRPDDAVLGEEGDDVAGTSGVRWVVDPIDGTVNFLYGLPQYAVSIAAEVAGPDGTEVVAGVVVNAATGTEYAAHVADDGTAVATRDGSPIAVAGPTPLARRLVGTGFSYDSGLRELQARALVRLLPRVRDVRRLGSCALDLCHVAEGSLDGYVEEGVHLWDHAAGALVARAAGARTALLTGVGGRDLMVCAPAHGFDELLAAVVDAGYAAEPPAGPAAG; encoded by the coding sequence GTGAGCCGGCCCCCGGCAGCACAGCTGCGCGACCTCGCCCTCGAGGCCGCCCGGGCGGCGGTGGTGCTGGTGCGCGAGCACGCCGCCCTCGGTGTCGGCGTCGCGGCGACCAAGAGCAGCGAGGTCGACGTGGTCACCGAGGCCGACCGGGCCAGCGAGGCGCTGGTCCGCTCCCTCCTGCTCGAGCGGCGGCCCGACGACGCGGTCCTGGGCGAGGAGGGCGACGACGTGGCCGGCACCAGCGGGGTGCGCTGGGTCGTCGACCCGATCGACGGGACCGTCAACTTCCTCTACGGCCTCCCGCAGTACGCCGTGTCCATCGCCGCGGAGGTGGCCGGGCCCGACGGCACCGAGGTGGTCGCGGGGGTCGTGGTCAACGCCGCGACCGGCACCGAGTACGCCGCGCACGTGGCCGACGACGGCACCGCCGTGGCGACCCGGGACGGCTCACCGATCGCCGTCGCCGGGCCCACCCCGCTGGCGCGCCGGCTCGTGGGGACCGGCTTCTCCTACGACAGCGGCCTGCGCGAGCTCCAGGCGCGCGCGCTCGTCCGCCTCCTGCCGCGCGTGCGCGACGTACGCCGGCTCGGGTCCTGCGCCCTGGACCTGTGCCACGTGGCGGAGGGCTCGCTCGACGGGTACGTCGAGGAGGGCGTGCACCTGTGGGACCACGCCGCGGGTGCCCTCGTCGCCCGCGCCGCGGGTGCCCGGACGGCTCTGCTCACCGGCGTCGGCGGCCGTGACCTGATGGTCTGCGCGCCCGCCCACGGGTTCGACGAGCTGCTCGCCGCGGTGGTCGACGCGGGCTACGCCGCGGAGCCGCCCGCGGGGCCCGCCGCCGGTTGA
- a CDS encoding DUF4193 domain-containing protein translates to MATDYDAPRKNEEEQSEESIEELKARRHDKNSGKVDEDEAEAAESFELPGADLSHEELAVEVKPKQDDEFTCMSCFLVHHRSQLADEKKMICRDCV, encoded by the coding sequence ATGGCGACGGACTACGACGCACCGCGCAAGAACGAGGAAGAGCAGTCCGAGGAGTCGATCGAGGAGCTCAAGGCGCGTCGCCACGACAAGAACTCCGGCAAGGTCGACGAGGACGAGGCGGAGGCCGCCGAGTCCTTCGAGCTCCCCGGCGCCGACCTGTCGCACGAGGAGCTCGCCGTCGAGGTGAAGCCCAAGCAGGACGACGAGTTCACCTGCATGAGCTGCTTCCTGGTGCACCACCGCAGCCAGCTGGCCGACGAGAAGAAGATGATCTGCCGCGACTGCGTCTGA
- a CDS encoding DUF4235 domain-containing protein, producing MASDSSKVWSVFSLVSALGAAALAKKGLDRTWRVATGKKPPENPADPDVELREAVAWAIASGIAVGLARMLAQRRAASYYARSTGHLPPELRKDDQ from the coding sequence ATGGCATCTGACTCCTCCAAGGTGTGGTCGGTCTTCTCCCTCGTCTCGGCCCTCGGCGCGGCCGCGCTGGCCAAGAAGGGGCTGGACCGGACCTGGCGCGTGGCGACCGGCAAGAAGCCGCCCGAGAACCCGGCCGACCCCGATGTCGAGCTGCGCGAGGCGGTCGCGTGGGCGATCGCCAGCGGCATCGCCGTCGGCCTGGCGCGGATGCTGGCCCAGCGTCGGGCTGCGTCGTACTACGCCCGCTCCACCGGCCACCTGCCGCCGGAGCTGCGCAAGGACGACCAGTAG
- a CDS encoding DUF3093 domain-containing protein → MPAPVPATPADHHERLGVPLRWWVQSTMFVATLWLALVVAVPGVVAWSITAVVLLLMAALLVGYGAPRVVVADGELRAGRARIGAEHLGGARALDAGETKRVAGPEADARAYLLLRPYLKRAVKVEVTDPADPAPYWLISSRRPDELAAAVESMRTARHGDMSA, encoded by the coding sequence GTGCCAGCGCCCGTCCCCGCCACTCCCGCCGACCACCACGAGCGGCTCGGCGTGCCCCTGCGCTGGTGGGTCCAGTCGACGATGTTCGTGGCGACCCTCTGGCTCGCCCTCGTGGTCGCGGTCCCCGGCGTCGTCGCCTGGAGCATCACCGCCGTGGTCCTCCTGCTGATGGCCGCGCTGCTCGTCGGGTACGGCGCGCCGCGGGTCGTCGTGGCCGACGGCGAGCTGCGCGCCGGCCGCGCCCGCATCGGCGCGGAGCACCTGGGCGGGGCCCGGGCGCTCGACGCGGGCGAGACCAAGCGGGTCGCCGGCCCGGAGGCGGACGCCCGCGCCTACCTGCTGCTGCGGCCCTACCTCAAGCGCGCGGTCAAGGTCGAGGTGACCGACCCGGCCGACCCGGCGCCGTACTGGCTGATCAGCTCGCGCCGCCCCGACGAGCTGGCCGCCGCGGTCGAGTCGATGCGCACGGCCCGGCACGGCGACATGTCCGCGTGA
- the dut gene encoding dUTP diphosphatase produces MTASQPRLEIQVVRLDPGLPLPAYAHPGDAGADLLTTVDVVLAPGERALVPTGIALALPEGYVGLVHPRSGLAARHGVSIVNAPGTIDAGYRGEVKVLLVNLDPTEPVELRRGDRVAQLVVQRFESAAFVEVDVLPNSERGTGGYGSTGGFGRP; encoded by the coding sequence GTGACCGCCTCGCAACCCCGCCTGGAGATCCAGGTCGTCCGGCTCGACCCCGGCCTGCCGCTGCCGGCGTACGCCCACCCCGGCGACGCCGGCGCCGACCTGCTCACCACCGTCGACGTGGTCCTCGCGCCGGGGGAGCGGGCGCTGGTCCCGACGGGCATCGCGCTCGCCCTGCCCGAGGGGTACGTCGGCCTGGTGCACCCGCGGTCCGGGCTCGCCGCCAGGCACGGCGTCTCCATCGTCAACGCCCCCGGCACCATCGACGCGGGCTACCGCGGCGAGGTGAAGGTGCTCCTGGTCAACCTCGACCCCACCGAGCCGGTCGAGCTGCGCCGCGGCGACCGCGTCGCCCAGCTGGTGGTGCAGCGCTTCGAGAGCGCGGCCTTCGTGGAGGTCGACGTCCTGCCTAACTCCGAGCGCGGGACCGGAGGTTACGGTTCTACTGGAGGGTTCGGTCGTCCGTGA
- a CDS encoding DUF3710 domain-containing protein → MKFRRKSAESTPEGGPADSAAGGGEPLAPAGPYDVSELPPGDGERVDLGSLLIGASSGRELRLQVDESTGEVQAVLLTGEDGALELRAFAAQRNGDLWSELRPRIVAEMGQRGGTATEVEGRFGTELACQLPVTRPDGQRVVQPSRIIGVNGPRWLLRATLIGRPAVDPEVYEEWEDVITTIAVRRGEGAVPPGEPLPVTMPEGARRLG, encoded by the coding sequence GTGAAGTTCCGCCGCAAGTCCGCCGAGTCCACGCCCGAGGGCGGTCCGGCCGACAGCGCCGCGGGGGGCGGGGAGCCCCTCGCGCCCGCCGGGCCGTACGACGTCTCCGAGCTCCCGCCCGGGGACGGCGAGCGGGTCGACCTCGGGTCGCTCCTGATCGGCGCCTCGTCGGGCCGTGAGCTGCGGCTGCAGGTCGACGAGAGCACCGGCGAGGTGCAGGCGGTGCTCCTGACCGGCGAGGACGGTGCGTTGGAGCTGCGCGCCTTCGCCGCCCAGCGCAACGGGGACCTCTGGAGCGAGCTGCGCCCGCGGATCGTGGCCGAGATGGGCCAGCGCGGCGGCACGGCGACCGAGGTCGAGGGCCGGTTCGGCACCGAGCTGGCCTGCCAGCTGCCCGTGACGCGCCCCGACGGCCAGCGCGTGGTGCAGCCCTCGCGGATCATCGGCGTCAACGGCCCCCGCTGGCTGCTGCGCGCCACGCTGATCGGCCGGCCCGCCGTGGACCCCGAGGTGTACGAGGAGTGGGAGGACGTCATCACCACGATCGCCGTGCGCCGCGGCGAGGGTGCGGTCCCGCCCGGCGAGCCGCTCCCCGTGACCATGCCCGAGGGCGCGAGGCGGCTCGGATGA
- a CDS encoding OB-fold nucleic acid binding domain-containing protein, producing the protein MSRLRRSLSRWADTSDQHARDLRKTYAAPDCATIAAAPERERVHLRGTLRTVTLRPRGGVPALEADLFDGSGVITVVWLGRRQIAGITPGRSIDVQGRIGTHDGVRMMYNPRYELLP; encoded by the coding sequence ATGAGCAGGCTGCGCCGCAGCCTGTCGCGCTGGGCCGACACCAGCGACCAGCACGCGCGCGACCTCCGCAAGACCTACGCCGCGCCGGACTGCGCGACGATCGCCGCCGCGCCCGAGCGCGAGCGGGTGCACCTGCGCGGCACGCTGCGCACGGTCACGCTGCGTCCCCGGGGCGGGGTCCCCGCCCTCGAGGCGGACCTGTTCGACGGCTCCGGCGTCATCACCGTCGTGTGGCTGGGCCGTCGGCAGATCGCCGGCATCACGCCGGGCCGCTCGATCGACGTGCAGGGCAGGATCGGCACCCACGACGGGGTGCGGATGATGTACAACCCGCGCTACGAGCTGCTGCCGTGA
- a CDS encoding DUF3159 domain-containing protein encodes MTTGHPTDQPERAPEPQPTVETVESVVRAQLAKALGGRRGMVEAAVPTILFTLLWLTTRELVLALAVSVAAAVAALVVRLVQRSTVQFAANALFGIGIGWLFVRIAASRGGSEDDQALAYFLPGILYNGGYTVVLALTCLVGWPLVGFMVGSVTGDPTAWHEDRQVVRLCSTLTWLLVLPCFLRVVVQAPLWLAGHGDAMDVDTVVAALGVLKIALGWPLQLAALAAMAWVLGRDRTPVRPTA; translated from the coding sequence GTGACGACGGGCCACCCGACGGACCAGCCCGAGCGGGCACCCGAGCCGCAGCCCACGGTCGAGACCGTCGAGTCGGTCGTCCGCGCCCAGCTCGCCAAGGCGCTCGGCGGCCGCCGCGGCATGGTCGAGGCAGCGGTCCCGACCATCCTGTTCACCCTGCTGTGGCTGACCACCCGCGAGCTCGTGCTCGCCCTCGCGGTGAGCGTGGCCGCGGCGGTCGCGGCCCTGGTGGTGCGGCTGGTGCAGCGCTCGACGGTGCAGTTCGCGGCCAACGCGCTGTTCGGCATCGGCATCGGCTGGCTCTTCGTCCGGATCGCCGCGAGCCGCGGCGGCAGCGAGGACGACCAGGCGCTCGCGTACTTCCTGCCCGGCATCCTCTACAACGGCGGCTACACCGTCGTGCTGGCCCTGACCTGCCTGGTGGGGTGGCCACTGGTCGGCTTCATGGTCGGCAGCGTCACCGGCGACCCGACCGCCTGGCACGAGGACCGGCAGGTGGTCCGCCTCTGCAGCACGCTGACCTGGCTCCTGGTCCTGCCCTGCTTCCTGCGCGTCGTCGTCCAGGCCCCGCTGTGGCTGGCCGGCCACGGGGACGCGATGGACGTCGACACCGTGGTCGCCGCGCTGGGCGTGCTGAAGATCGCCCTCGGCTGGCCGCTCCAGCTCGCCGCGCTCGCGGCGATGGCGTGGGTGCTGGGCCGCGACCGCACGCCGGTGCGCCCGACGGCCTGA
- a CDS encoding LysE family translocator has translation MGDLRRRGAAGLPRAGARLRRDLRAATRGRRLGVAAALGAQLGLCVHVLLSVVGLSVLLSRHPDLLTTVRVLGGLYLLYLAGRLVVPTFRGAAPAGSAEQPRTDAPHADRSSFLQGFLTNLLNPKAVLFFAAVLPQFVSGPAPTWVQVSVLGALDVLLGLVAWAAVVLVGARLGGLLRRDRVRRWWDRTTGAGLGLLGGGLLATTD, from the coding sequence CTGGGTGACCTTCGTCGGCGTGGTGCTGCTGGCCTACCTCGTGCCGGGGCCCGACTTCGTCGTGATCTCCGGGCGGCCACGCGGGGCCGGCGGCTCGGGGTGGCGGCGGCACTGGGGGCCCAGCTCGGGCTCTGCGTGCACGTCCTGCTGTCGGTGGTCGGCCTGTCGGTGCTCCTGTCGCGGCACCCGGACCTCCTCACGACGGTGCGGGTGCTCGGCGGCCTGTACCTGCTCTACCTCGCCGGCCGCCTGGTCGTCCCGACCTTCCGGGGAGCGGCGCCCGCGGGGAGCGCCGAGCAGCCGAGGACCGACGCACCGCACGCCGACCGGTCCAGCTTCCTCCAGGGCTTCCTGACCAACCTGCTGAACCCCAAGGCCGTGCTGTTCTTCGCCGCCGTGCTGCCGCAGTTCGTCTCCGGCCCGGCCCCGACCTGGGTGCAGGTCAGCGTGCTGGGCGCCCTGGACGTGCTCCTCGGCCTGGTGGCCTGGGCCGCCGTGGTGCTCGTCGGCGCGAGGCTCGGCGGGCTGCTCCGCCGCGACCGCGTCCGGCGGTGGTGGGACCGCACCACCGGCGCCGGGCTCGGCCTGCTCGGCGGCGGCCTCCTCGCGACAACAGACTGA
- a CDS encoding endonuclease/exonuclease/phosphatase family protein: MTAQDQARRLRDVWRPAPTGPLTRSLTRSLTAGTAALLLGVGLAAPATAAAPTTQATPTSQATVPVTVPAEPVTSAPFRAFTFNVCHCLRPAGAMADVRRALTLGDAGGLQEFSDAEDRRNLMSVLQAADWGWYMPTTGGGAIPIIWDRARFRLLDGRTIKVHGSEPGVTPARYINSVRLREIATGEVFGLVNTHTIAQASKDARLSDMRRIPRLRKHLQLLRAEIEHVFTTTEHVFAGGDLNVNYLADRRRRNAGLPTSALGALVRFDMPLTGSRGPTSLLDYTMTVRDAGGLAPTSRRVVRGFASDHDPVVVTYQPASLLTDGPVFNDPSGTPAEQTAVRDRQLRAIRNAEPGDLVRLATARLTDPLLEAALAGAAAEGVAVRVVAGGTSDSLARLQTALGTGTADDTDPTSYALVCGTECLGGGRHELEVITVDRLARTTPLTVVGSAPASSASTTGWTTAFLSTDPATHAAYTAEVDRLAAAAGVVLPPTTPTDPTTPTDPTTPTAPTTPTAPAAGTGASPAEGDPVVDALAGVGCGGTQAPTVVRAVVRSWAGERGRVIADRLAELRRAGCDVSTVTGPGVLSGVRQRLTAAGVPVAVAKVAQTSLVVSGRYGGADGASRAWVGGPVWTDSAATSSALTLEVSDPAAVQAYLDAFTDLRATR; this comes from the coding sequence ATGACGGCTCAGGACCAGGCGCGACGGCTGCGGGACGTGTGGCGTCCCGCGCCGACCGGACCGCTGACGAGGTCCCTGACGAGGTCGCTAACGGCCGGAACGGCAGCCCTGCTCCTCGGGGTCGGGCTGGCCGCGCCGGCCACCGCCGCCGCTCCCACGACCCAGGCGACCCCGACGAGCCAGGCCACGGTCCCCGTCACGGTGCCGGCCGAGCCGGTCACGAGCGCGCCGTTCCGTGCCTTCACCTTCAACGTCTGCCACTGCCTGCGGCCGGCCGGGGCCATGGCCGACGTACGTCGCGCGCTGACCCTCGGCGACGCGGGCGGCCTCCAGGAGTTCTCCGACGCCGAGGACCGTCGCAACCTGATGAGCGTGCTGCAGGCGGCCGACTGGGGCTGGTACATGCCGACCACCGGCGGCGGGGCGATCCCGATCATCTGGGACCGGGCCCGCTTCCGGCTGCTCGACGGCCGGACGATCAAGGTTCACGGGTCGGAGCCGGGCGTCACCCCCGCGCGCTACATCAACTCGGTGCGGCTGCGCGAGATCGCCACGGGCGAGGTCTTCGGGCTGGTCAACACCCACACGATCGCCCAGGCGTCGAAGGACGCCCGGCTCTCGGACATGCGCCGCATCCCCCGCCTGCGCAAGCACCTGCAGCTGCTGCGGGCCGAGATCGAGCACGTGTTCACGACGACCGAGCACGTGTTCGCGGGCGGTGACCTGAACGTCAACTACCTCGCCGACCGTCGGCGTCGCAACGCGGGGCTGCCGACCAGCGCCCTCGGCGCGCTCGTCCGCTTCGACATGCCACTGACCGGCTCCCGCGGGCCGACGTCGCTGCTGGACTACACGATGACCGTGCGCGACGCCGGCGGCCTGGCGCCCACCAGCCGCCGCGTGGTGCGTGGCTTCGCCTCCGACCACGACCCGGTCGTCGTGACCTACCAGCCGGCGTCGCTGCTGACCGACGGGCCGGTCTTCAACGACCCGTCCGGCACGCCCGCCGAGCAGACGGCCGTGCGCGACCGCCAGCTCCGCGCGATCCGGAACGCCGAGCCTGGCGACCTCGTCCGGCTCGCCACCGCCCGGCTGACCGACCCGCTCCTCGAGGCGGCCCTCGCCGGTGCCGCGGCCGAGGGCGTCGCCGTGCGGGTCGTCGCCGGCGGCACGAGCGACAGCCTCGCGCGCCTCCAGACCGCCCTCGGCACCGGCACCGCGGACGACACCGACCCCACGTCGTACGCGCTGGTCTGCGGCACGGAGTGCCTGGGCGGCGGGCGCCACGAGCTCGAGGTGATCACGGTCGACCGGCTGGCGCGCACCACTCCCCTCACCGTCGTGGGCAGCGCCCCCGCGAGCTCCGCGAGCACCACCGGCTGGACGACGGCGTTCCTGTCGACCGACCCGGCGACCCACGCGGCGTACACCGCCGAGGTCGACCGCCTGGCGGCCGCCGCGGGCGTGGTCCTGCCTCCCACCACCCCGACCGACCCCACCACCCCGACCGACCCCACCACCCCGACCGCACCCACCACCCCGACCGCACCGGCGGCCGGGACCGGCGCCTCCCCCGCGGAGGGCGACCCCGTCGTCGACGCCCTCGCGGGCGTCGGGTGCGGCGGCACCCAGGCACCCACCGTGGTGCGCGCGGTCGTGCGGTCCTGGGCCGGAGAGCGGGGGCGGGTCATCGCCGACCGGCTCGCCGAGCTGCGCCGCGCCGGCTGCGACGTCTCGACCGTGACCGGCCCCGGTGTCCTCAGCGGCGTGCGCCAGCGCCTGACCGCTGCCGGAGTTCCCGTGGCCGTCGCCAAGGTGGCGCAGACCAGCCTGGTCGTCTCCGGACGGTACGGCGGCGCCGACGGCGCGAGCCGGGCCTGGGTCGGCGGCCCGGTGTGGACCGACAGCGCGGCGACCAGCAGCGCGCTCACGCTCGAGGTGAGCGACCCCGCGGCCGTGCAGGCCTACCTCGACGCCTTCACGGACCTGCGCGCGACCCGCTGA
- a CDS encoding PASTA domain-containing protein, with product MTVAVPAAWGTGLTRCLKPVAPTVYLETGAMTDCADEPTDRERRVPSLAVVDPTSGLGEALLARLRPAGEVDGDGVLDSGPGCLPHVPLLPGPEHGRAESCSSAVAVPEAGALFVATAWGAEAQATVAGIRSSLAVLPPGYITVPLAGRGSAYTPGTGAPAATVPALASAIEDAGLRVETVRDGRTDVHEGTYLGADPPLGTPLPRGATVTLRLASGAHPGGRPARQPGGTGDPAYRRWLARGPLPGCGTDERKPEGDLADEPYAACLREALAGGTGAEAVVTTTTREGDPVVSYLRVTPAGDVERYVDSTQDDFGVRGWRYRTCPDLAAALRGGC from the coding sequence GTGACGGTGGCCGTCCCCGCGGCCTGGGGGACAGGCCTGACCCGCTGCCTGAAGCCGGTCGCGCCGACGGTCTACCTGGAGACGGGAGCCATGACCGACTGCGCCGACGAGCCGACCGACCGCGAGCGGCGCGTGCCGTCCCTCGCCGTCGTCGACCCCACGAGCGGGCTGGGGGAGGCGCTGCTGGCCCGGCTCCGGCCCGCGGGGGAGGTCGACGGTGACGGGGTGCTGGACAGCGGCCCCGGCTGCCTCCCGCACGTCCCGCTGCTGCCCGGACCGGAGCACGGCCGGGCGGAGTCGTGCTCGTCGGCCGTCGCGGTGCCGGAGGCGGGGGCCCTGTTCGTCGCCACCGCCTGGGGAGCGGAGGCGCAGGCGACGGTCGCGGGCATCCGGTCCTCCCTCGCGGTCCTGCCGCCGGGGTACATCACAGTGCCGCTGGCGGGACGAGGGTCGGCGTACACGCCGGGGACCGGCGCCCCGGCGGCCACGGTCCCCGCCCTCGCCTCGGCGATCGAGGACGCAGGCCTCCGGGTGGAGACGGTGAGGGACGGCCGCACCGACGTCCACGAGGGCACTTACCTCGGCGCCGACCCGCCGCTCGGCACGCCGCTCCCGCGCGGCGCGACCGTGACGCTCCGGCTGGCCTCCGGTGCCCATCCCGGCGGCCGCCCCGCCAGACAGCCCGGCGGCACCGGCGACCCGGCGTACCGCCGGTGGCTGGCTCGGGGCCCGCTGCCGGGGTGCGGCACCGACGAGAGGAAGCCGGAGGGCGACCTGGCCGACGAGCCCTACGCCGCCTGCCTCCGCGAGGCCCTCGCGGGCGGCACCGGCGCCGAGGCCGTCGTGACGACGACGACCCGCGAGGGAGACCCCGTCGTCAGCTACCTGCGTGTCACGCCGGCGGGCGACGTCGAACGCTACGTCGACTCGACCCAGGACGACTTCGGGGTGCGCGGGTGGCGGTACCGGACCTGCCCCGACCTGGCCGCCGCCCTGCGGGGCGGCTGCTGA
- a CDS encoding TrkA family potassium uptake protein, with amino-acid sequence MRVAIAGAGAVGRSIARELIHNGHEVLLIDKNPDSIRPERVPDAEWLLADSCELSSLEEARMDRCDVVIAATGDDKVNLVTSLLAKTEFGVPRTVGRVNHPNNEWLFTEAWGVDVNVSTPRIMSALVEEAVTVGDLVRLFTFRQGNANLVEMTLPSDSPYVGKPSGLIPLPENCALVTILRDGQVYVPNAEQPVESGDELLFVVPAEGEDALERLLAPSNHGG; translated from the coding sequence GTGCGCGTCGCCATCGCCGGAGCCGGAGCCGTCGGCCGCTCCATCGCCCGAGAGCTGATCCACAACGGCCACGAGGTCCTGCTGATCGACAAGAACCCGGACTCGATCCGGCCCGAGCGCGTCCCCGACGCCGAGTGGCTGCTCGCCGACTCCTGCGAGCTCTCCTCGCTGGAGGAGGCGCGGATGGACCGCTGCGACGTCGTCATCGCCGCAACAGGGGACGACAAGGTCAACCTCGTGACCTCCCTGCTGGCCAAGACCGAGTTCGGCGTGCCGCGGACCGTCGGCCGCGTCAACCACCCGAACAACGAGTGGCTCTTCACCGAGGCGTGGGGGGTCGACGTGAACGTGTCGACCCCGCGGATCATGTCCGCGCTCGTCGAGGAGGCGGTCACGGTCGGCGACCTGGTGCGGCTGTTCACCTTCCGCCAGGGCAACGCCAACCTGGTCGAGATGACGCTCCCGTCCGACTCGCCGTACGTCGGCAAGCCGAGCGGGCTGATCCCGCTGCCGGAGAACTGCGCCCTGGTCACGATCCTGCGGGACGGCCAGGTCTACGTGCCGAACGCCGAGCAGCCGGTCGAGTCGGGCGACGAGCTCCTGTTCGTGGTGCCGGCCGAGGGCGAGGACGCCCTGGAGCGGCTGCTCGCCCCCTCCAACCACGGCGGCTGA
- a CDS encoding TrkA family potassium uptake protein, giving the protein MHVVIMGCGRVGSTLARSLEDRNHTVSVIDSEPDAFRRLGPGFNGDKVAGVGFDQEVLEKAGIRRADAFAAVSSGDNSNIIAARVARETFGIQQVVARIYDPGRAEVYQRLGITTVATVKWTADQVLRRLLPAGAEPDFRDPSGTIRVDHVPVPEVWVGHRTVHFQEQTGSRIAWIDRLGEGMLPKRETVIQEGDLIHLVVREENAETAMRVIKRGPQED; this is encoded by the coding sequence GTGCACGTCGTGATCATGGGCTGCGGCCGAGTCGGCTCCACCCTCGCCCGCAGCCTCGAGGACCGCAACCACACGGTCTCCGTCATCGACAGCGAGCCCGACGCGTTCCGCCGTCTGGGGCCCGGCTTCAACGGTGACAAGGTCGCCGGCGTGGGCTTCGACCAGGAGGTCCTGGAGAAGGCCGGCATCCGCCGCGCCGACGCCTTCGCCGCGGTCTCCTCGGGCGACAACTCCAACATCATCGCCGCGCGTGTCGCGCGGGAGACGTTCGGCATCCAGCAGGTCGTGGCCCGCATCTACGACCCGGGCCGGGCGGAGGTCTACCAGCGGCTCGGCATCACCACGGTCGCGACGGTGAAGTGGACCGCCGACCAGGTGCTCCGCCGCCTGCTGCCGGCCGGCGCGGAGCCGGACTTCCGCGACCCCTCGGGGACGATCCGCGTGGACCACGTGCCGGTGCCGGAGGTGTGGGTCGGCCACCGCACGGTCCACTTCCAGGAGCAGACCGGCAGCCGCATCGCGTGGATCGACCGGCTCGGCGAGGGCATGCTGCCCAAGCGCGAGACCGTGATCCAGGAGGGCGACCTGATCCACCTCGTCGTCCGCGAGGAGAACGCCGAGACCGCCATGAGGGTCATCAAGCGCGGACCGCAGGAGGACTGA